Proteins encoded in a region of the Isosphaeraceae bacterium EP7 genome:
- a CDS encoding TIGR01777 family oxidoreductase, which produces MRVFITGGTGLIGRRLTERLIGRGDTPVLLSRHADSARRNPKLRGVQVLQGDPAHAGPWDAGVDGCDAVVNLAGHNLFADRWSPEVKRTIRDSRVYGTENVVAAMAQATVKPKVLVQASAIGYYGPTDDQELTESSPPGSDFMARVCREWEEAAAPAASFARLATIRTGVVLAKGEGALKVMTPIFKLMGSPIGGTHSALVPGTGRQWMSWIHLDDIVGLMLLALDNAEAKGPINGTAPNPVRNVDFGKALAKQFHRPFFPFGPPDLLLNAGLGEVAQVVTKGQKVLPKRAQELGYTFKFPELAGALANLFAKPPKNEKAARPAPSHAAPTAHH; this is translated from the coding sequence ATGCGGGTCTTCATCACGGGCGGCACGGGGTTGATCGGCAGGCGCCTGACTGAGCGGCTCATCGGCCGGGGCGACACGCCGGTACTGCTCTCACGCCACGCCGACTCCGCCCGGCGCAACCCCAAGTTGCGCGGGGTCCAGGTCTTGCAAGGCGACCCCGCCCACGCCGGCCCCTGGGACGCGGGCGTCGACGGCTGCGATGCGGTGGTGAACCTCGCCGGGCACAACCTGTTCGCCGACCGCTGGTCGCCGGAGGTCAAGCGGACGATCCGGGATAGCCGCGTCTACGGCACCGAGAACGTGGTGGCCGCCATGGCCCAAGCCACGGTCAAGCCGAAGGTGCTGGTCCAGGCCTCGGCGATCGGCTATTATGGCCCGACCGACGACCAGGAACTGACCGAGTCCTCGCCACCTGGCTCCGACTTCATGGCCCGGGTTTGCCGCGAGTGGGAAGAGGCCGCCGCCCCCGCGGCCAGCTTCGCCCGCCTGGCGACGATCCGCACCGGTGTCGTGCTGGCCAAGGGCGAAGGGGCTCTGAAGGTGATGACCCCCATCTTCAAGCTGATGGGCTCGCCGATCGGCGGCACTCACTCGGCGCTCGTGCCCGGCACGGGCCGTCAGTGGATGAGCTGGATCCACCTGGATGACATCGTCGGGCTGATGCTGCTGGCCCTGGACAACGCCGAGGCCAAGGGTCCGATCAACGGGACGGCCCCCAACCCGGTTCGCAACGTGGACTTCGGCAAGGCGCTTGCGAAGCAATTCCATCGGCCGTTCTTCCCGTTCGGCCCCCCTGATCTCCTGCTGAACGCCGGACTTGGCGAGGTGGCCCAGGTGGTCACCAAGGGACAGAAGGTGCTGCCCAAGCGAGCGCAGGAGCTTGGCTACACCTTCAAATTCCCCGAGCTGGCGGGCGCCCTGGCGAATCTTTTCGCCAAGCCGCCGAAGAACGAGAAGGCGGCCCGCCCCGCGCCTTCGCACGCGGCCCCAACGGCCCACCACTGA
- a CDS encoding serine/threonine-protein kinase, producing MDPRLEALRDDQIERWRSGDRPSVEQYRDENPNLSWNSNVLLDFVFGEYQIRQQLGESPTQDEYAERFPELAAAFRLQVEVDILFNSRLERLKKASGAEGAPLPNLFRQEQTLAGVAPPLLFRKPELEGYDILGELGRGGMGVVYKARQHKPNRLVAVKMVLTGSYSSTELLARFSQESDAIARLQHANIVQVLDVGESHGIPYLTLEWAEGGSLERRLDGTPRQVESSALLVEKLARAAHHAHVRGIIHRDLKPANVLFTVDGVPKLTDFGLAKMLDSPLGQTLTGHMLGTPCYMAPEQAREGARDVGAAADVYSLGAILYELVTGRPPFRASTPASTIQLALTHEPPAPSKMRPDLPRDIETIILKCLQKDPGRRYSTADELADDIIRFTRGEQIRAQPDSLTVRLIGWATRHPVYASFAGASALTILILPVVLALLWLRTLAALIESRGEADLLKSRVQIVLRSHANEVQKEKARHDEFSAAMRRLNENLLAGDDLLAQYEVGGPSPAFLATRKRVLEQSTRALRDVIQRPGGRYDIGDEFTRKTLAQLLRRQATISDVLRQPGDADDACRDALRLEQFIVDQSPDDLQKRFEMAQSWITQGERQLDAHRGRRALEAFDHAARTLDAIVGHPLVGDWLRRSNTPGLKLHNTAANATHQASLIHDELNQVGEAIATQQRSVQSLRYGVAYIPEDRADKTGLAKGLVNLGELYARAGRADQAAKADTEAVALLKDLLQPGLVVPAILAGEDWQKFSRQGEIHEWLGAAQSRLGAQDEAASHLLQAISIQQSILDRHNGEPPRAVLVRLRSHLGHWSTFTLAAHRVADSIAAARRRAALADGEPGETFQAARVLSMAFAQANQTSRYEAEALDEEAVALLRNAVVAGLAVGAPFSDPAFDAIRNRDDFRRLADLKAE from the coding sequence GTGGACCCTCGCCTCGAGGCGCTCCGCGATGACCAGATCGAGCGCTGGCGGTCCGGCGATCGGCCATCGGTCGAGCAGTATCGGGACGAGAACCCCAACCTGAGCTGGAACTCCAACGTCCTGCTCGATTTCGTTTTCGGCGAATACCAGATCCGCCAGCAACTGGGCGAGTCGCCGACCCAGGACGAGTATGCGGAGAGGTTTCCCGAACTGGCCGCGGCCTTCAGGCTCCAGGTCGAGGTCGACATCCTCTTCAATTCACGGCTCGAGCGGCTGAAGAAGGCGTCGGGCGCCGAGGGCGCCCCCCTGCCCAACCTCTTCCGCCAGGAGCAGACGCTCGCCGGCGTGGCCCCGCCTCTCTTATTCCGCAAGCCCGAGCTCGAGGGGTATGACATCCTCGGCGAGCTGGGCCGCGGCGGCATGGGGGTCGTTTACAAGGCAAGGCAGCACAAGCCCAACCGCCTGGTCGCAGTCAAGATGGTGCTCACGGGCTCGTATTCCTCAACCGAGCTGCTCGCCCGCTTCAGCCAGGAATCCGACGCGATCGCCCGGCTCCAGCACGCCAATATCGTCCAGGTCCTGGACGTGGGCGAGAGCCATGGAATCCCCTACCTCACGCTGGAATGGGCCGAGGGAGGAAGCCTGGAGCGGAGGCTCGACGGGACCCCCAGGCAGGTCGAGTCCTCGGCGCTCCTGGTCGAGAAGCTGGCCAGGGCGGCGCACCACGCTCATGTGCGCGGGATCATCCACCGCGACCTGAAGCCGGCCAACGTCCTGTTCACCGTCGACGGCGTGCCCAAGCTCACCGACTTCGGCCTGGCGAAGATGCTGGACAGCCCGCTGGGCCAGACGCTCACCGGGCACATGCTCGGCACACCCTGCTACATGGCGCCCGAGCAGGCCCGAGAGGGAGCCCGCGACGTCGGCGCCGCGGCCGACGTCTATTCGCTGGGGGCGATCCTCTATGAGCTCGTCACCGGCCGGCCGCCGTTCCGCGCCTCGACCCCGGCCAGCACCATCCAGCTCGCCCTGACGCACGAGCCCCCCGCACCTAGCAAGATGCGCCCCGACCTGCCGCGCGACATCGAGACGATCATCCTGAAGTGCCTTCAGAAGGACCCGGGGCGCCGCTACTCGACCGCCGACGAACTCGCCGACGACATCATCCGGTTCACCCGAGGCGAGCAGATCCGCGCCCAGCCCGACTCCTTGACCGTGCGACTGATCGGCTGGGCGACCCGCCACCCGGTCTACGCCTCGTTCGCGGGGGCCTCGGCACTCACAATCCTGATCCTCCCGGTCGTCCTGGCCCTCCTCTGGCTGCGCACCCTCGCCGCCCTGATCGAGAGCCGGGGAGAGGCCGACCTCCTCAAGTCCCGCGTGCAGATCGTGCTCAGGAGCCACGCCAACGAGGTGCAGAAGGAGAAGGCCCGCCACGACGAGTTCTCCGCCGCGATGCGCAGGCTCAATGAGAACCTGCTGGCGGGCGACGACCTGCTCGCCCAGTACGAGGTGGGGGGGCCCAGCCCAGCATTCCTCGCGACCCGCAAGCGCGTGCTCGAGCAGTCGACCAGGGCCCTCCGCGACGTGATCCAGCGGCCCGGCGGCCGGTACGACATCGGCGACGAGTTCACCCGCAAGACGCTCGCGCAGCTCCTCAGGCGCCAGGCCACCATCTCCGACGTCCTCCGCCAACCGGGCGACGCCGACGACGCCTGCCGCGATGCGCTCAGGCTGGAGCAATTCATCGTCGATCAGTCTCCCGATGACCTCCAGAAGCGCTTCGAGATGGCCCAATCCTGGATCACGCAGGGGGAGCGGCAGCTCGACGCTCATCGGGGGCGGCGCGCCCTCGAGGCCTTCGATCACGCCGCACGCACCCTCGACGCCATCGTCGGTCACCCCCTCGTCGGCGACTGGCTCCGCCGCTCGAACACCCCCGGACTCAAGCTCCACAACACCGCCGCGAACGCGACCCACCAGGCCTCGCTGATCCACGATGAGCTGAACCAGGTCGGCGAGGCCATCGCCACGCAGCAGCGCTCGGTGCAGTCGCTCCGCTATGGGGTCGCCTACATCCCCGAGGACCGTGCCGACAAGACGGGCCTGGCGAAAGGCCTGGTCAATCTGGGAGAGCTCTACGCCAGGGCCGGCCGCGCCGATCAGGCCGCCAAGGCCGACACCGAGGCCGTCGCACTTCTTAAGGACCTGCTCCAGCCCGGCCTCGTCGTCCCGGCCATCCTCGCGGGGGAGGACTGGCAGAAATTCAGCCGACAGGGCGAGATCCACGAGTGGCTCGGCGCCGCCCAGTCGAGGCTCGGCGCCCAAGACGAGGCCGCGTCTCACCTCCTCCAGGCGATCTCCATCCAGCAATCAATCCTCGACCGCCACAACGGAGAACCCCCCCGCGCCGTCCTCGTCAGGCTCAGGTCGCACCTGGGCCACTGGTCGACCTTCACCCTGGCCGCGCACCGGGTGGCCGACTCGATCGCCGCCGCGCGGCGGCGAGCCGCCCTCGCCGACGGCGAGCCCGGCGAGACCTTCCAGGCGGCCCGGGTCCTCTCCATGGCATTCGCCCAGGCGAACCAGACCTCGAGATACGAGGCCGAAGCCCTCGACGAAGAGGCCGTCGCCCTCCTCCGAAACGCCGTCGTCGCGGGCCTCGCCGTCGGAGCCCCCTTCAGCGACCCCGCCTTCGACGCCATCCGCAACCGCGACGACTTCCGCAGGCTGGCCGACCTGAAGGCCGAGTAA
- a CDS encoding serine/threonine-protein kinase: MDSVQLDEEAIFDVARKITDREARAFYLAQACGGDAALVRRVERLVRVGEQEANFLIAPTSDVTVCLPAAAERPGVTIGPYKLLEPIGEGGMGTVYMAEQAQPVRRKVALKLIKSGMDSKQVVARFEAERQALALMDHPNIARVLDAGATDSGSPYFVMELVRGVPITEFCDREQLPVAARLELFVLVCRAVQHAHQKGVIHRDLKPSNVLVTLHDGVPVPKVIDFGIAKATGQSLTDKTLFTGFAQLVGTPLYMSPEQAEMSGLDVDTRSDIYSLGVLLYELLTGTTPFDSETLRRAAFDEMRRIIREVEPPTPSTRLSTLGLSLSTVSTRRGSDPRRLNRAVRGELDWIAMKALEKDRRRRYETASDFAADVMRYLTDQAVEACPPSARYRLGKYARRHRAALTAGALVALALFAGTAASAWQAFRATRAERRAAAALDDTGAVLDFLVGDIFGGAAPENNGGRVATIHDILTRGEGKIAARFGRRPPVEASARHALGEAYFALGDYHEAERQYRLVVQLRSQHFGPEAPQTVAAQATLVRVLNFQDTVPTTSRLEAEKLARRASAFYRRALGPHHPETIRAASDLGDALFRRGQRDEARKVLEGVLADQARVLGPDHPDALRTLHIYAKVLLELAGDLAGSEAAFRRGFEDRRRTLGPDHPDTLTSQGYLGAVVFRRGRQDEGIALQLEATEGYRRNFGPNHIRTSGALGYLMRKLRERPDPAPLRDLCQRWLREILGAPPGHHPYERERRAITLIRLVRQLVTLPRSTPFDGELAVRAAEDAAAISEGQSGGLALALAYDRVGQAERAMQAARVTMARPDWEPDGHACLVLALVHAHGGELEEARGWFAKLPPGFEPEQGDAPTRALYAEAAALLGTTPGADEVAR, translated from the coding sequence ATGGATTCCGTGCAGCTCGACGAGGAGGCGATCTTCGACGTGGCACGGAAGATCACGGACCGCGAGGCCCGGGCGTTCTACCTCGCTCAGGCTTGCGGGGGCGACGCCGCCCTGGTCCGCCGGGTGGAGAGGCTGGTCCGCGTTGGCGAGCAGGAGGCGAACTTCCTCATCGCGCCCACCAGCGACGTGACCGTGTGCCTGCCCGCCGCAGCCGAGCGACCCGGCGTGACGATCGGCCCCTACAAGCTGCTGGAGCCGATCGGCGAGGGGGGCATGGGCACCGTCTACATGGCCGAGCAGGCGCAACCGGTGCGGCGCAAGGTGGCCCTGAAGCTCATCAAGTCGGGGATGGACTCGAAGCAGGTGGTGGCCCGGTTCGAGGCCGAGCGGCAGGCCCTGGCGCTGATGGACCACCCGAACATCGCCCGGGTGCTCGACGCCGGCGCCACCGACTCGGGCAGCCCCTACTTCGTCATGGAGCTAGTCCGCGGCGTCCCGATCACCGAGTTCTGCGACCGCGAGCAATTGCCCGTTGCCGCGCGGTTGGAGCTTTTCGTGCTGGTCTGCCGGGCGGTCCAGCACGCTCACCAGAAGGGGGTGATTCACCGCGACCTTAAGCCGTCGAACGTCCTGGTGACACTGCACGACGGCGTGCCAGTACCGAAGGTGATCGATTTCGGGATTGCCAAAGCCACGGGACAGAGCCTCACCGACAAGACGCTCTTCACCGGGTTCGCGCAGCTGGTGGGAACGCCGCTGTATATGAGCCCCGAACAGGCGGAGATGAGCGGCCTCGACGTCGACACCCGCTCGGACATCTACTCACTGGGGGTGTTGCTTTACGAGTTGCTGACCGGTACGACACCGTTCGACTCGGAGACGCTCAGGAGGGCGGCGTTCGACGAGATGCGGCGGATCATCCGCGAGGTCGAGCCGCCGACGCCCAGCACTCGCCTGAGCACGCTGGGCTTGTCCCTATCAACGGTCTCGACGCGGCGGGGTTCCGACCCACGTCGACTTAACCGCGCCGTGCGGGGCGAGTTGGACTGGATCGCCATGAAGGCCCTGGAGAAAGACAGGAGGAGGCGCTACGAGACGGCCAGCGACTTCGCCGCCGACGTGATGCGCTACCTGACCGACCAGGCGGTGGAGGCGTGCCCGCCGTCGGCACGCTACCGACTAGGGAAGTACGCCCGCCGCCACCGCGCGGCCCTGACCGCCGGGGCGCTGGTCGCCCTGGCGTTGTTCGCCGGGACGGCGGCCAGCGCATGGCAGGCGTTCCGAGCGACGCGGGCCGAGAGGCGGGCGGCCGCAGCCCTGGACGACACCGGGGCCGTTCTCGATTTCCTCGTCGGCGATATCTTCGGCGGCGCGGCGCCCGAGAACAACGGCGGCCGGGTCGCGACGATCCACGACATCCTCACGCGGGGCGAGGGGAAGATCGCCGCCCGCTTCGGTCGCCGGCCGCCGGTCGAGGCCTCGGCGCGCCACGCCCTAGGCGAGGCCTATTTCGCCCTCGGCGATTACCATGAGGCCGAACGGCAATATCGCCTCGTCGTCCAGCTCCGGTCGCAGCACTTCGGACCCGAGGCGCCCCAAACCGTCGCGGCCCAGGCGACCCTGGTCCGGGTCCTCAACTTCCAGGACACGGTCCCCACGACGAGCCGGCTGGAGGCCGAGAAGCTAGCCCGCCGCGCCTCGGCGTTCTATCGCCGCGCGCTCGGACCGCATCATCCCGAGACGATTCGGGCTGCCTCGGATCTTGGAGACGCCCTGTTTCGCCGGGGCCAGCGGGACGAGGCGCGGAAGGTCCTCGAGGGAGTCCTGGCAGACCAGGCCCGCGTCCTCGGCCCCGATCACCCCGACGCGCTCCGGACGCTGCACATCTACGCCAAGGTGCTCCTGGAGCTGGCGGGCGACCTTGCGGGGTCCGAGGCGGCGTTCCGGCGTGGCTTCGAGGATCGCCGCCGGACCCTGGGGCCGGACCACCCGGACACGCTCACCAGCCAGGGCTATCTCGGGGCCGTCGTGTTCCGGCGGGGCCGGCAGGACGAGGGGATCGCCCTCCAGCTCGAGGCCACCGAGGGCTACCGGCGAAATTTCGGCCCGAACCACATCCGGACCAGCGGCGCCCTCGGCTACCTCATGCGAAAGCTGCGGGAGAGGCCAGACCCGGCGCCGTTGCGCGACCTGTGCCAGCGCTGGCTCCGCGAGATCCTGGGGGCCCCGCCCGGTCACCACCCTTACGAGCGCGAGCGGCGGGCAATCACATTGATCCGACTGGTTCGACAACTCGTCACCCTCCCTAGGTCGACCCCGTTCGACGGGGAACTCGCCGTCCGCGCCGCCGAGGACGCGGCCGCCATCTCCGAGGGACAGTCCGGCGGGCTCGCGCTGGCCCTGGCCTACGACCGCGTGGGCCAGGCGGAGAGGGCGATGCAGGCCGCGCGTGTGACGATGGCGCGACCGGACTGGGAGCCCGACGGGCATGCCTGCCTGGTCCTGGCGCTGGTGCACGCCCACGGCGGCGAGTTGGAGGAGGCCCGCGGATGGTTCGCGAAGCTGCCGCCGGGGTTCGAGCCGGAGCAGGGGGACGCCCCGACGCGTGCCCTCTACGCCGAGGCCGCCGCCCTGCTCGGGACGACGCCCGGTGCGGACGAGGTCGCCAGGTGA
- a CDS encoding ECF-type sigma factor — MNDVTRILSAIEHGEPEAAERLLPLVYDELRKLAAARLAKEKPGQTLQATALVHDAYLRLVGSGDAGGWNGRGHFFGAAAEAMRRILVEAARRKAALKAGGDRQRVDLAVAEPALAGPDLDLLALDEALSALEVKDGRKAELIKLRFFAGLTIDQAAKVLGISTSTADSEWAYARSWLRVAMLGDEADGPDG, encoded by the coding sequence ATGAATGACGTGACCCGCATCCTCTCGGCCATCGAGCACGGCGAACCCGAGGCCGCCGAGCGACTGCTGCCGCTGGTCTACGACGAGCTCCGCAAGCTCGCCGCCGCGAGGCTGGCGAAGGAGAAGCCCGGCCAGACTCTCCAGGCTACGGCGCTGGTCCACGACGCGTACCTGCGGCTGGTGGGATCGGGGGATGCCGGGGGGTGGAACGGCCGCGGCCACTTCTTCGGCGCGGCGGCCGAGGCCATGCGCCGCATCTTGGTCGAGGCCGCACGCCGCAAGGCCGCCCTCAAGGCCGGCGGGGACCGTCAGCGGGTCGACCTGGCCGTCGCCGAGCCGGCCCTCGCGGGACCCGACCTTGACCTGCTCGCCCTGGACGAGGCCCTTTCGGCCCTGGAGGTCAAAGACGGGCGGAAGGCCGAGCTGATCAAGCTCCGCTTCTTTGCCGGCCTGACGATCGATCAGGCCGCCAAGGTGCTCGGCATCTCCACCTCAACCGCCGACAGCGAATGGGCTTACGCCCGGTCTTGGCTGCGGGTCGCCATGCTCGGGGACGAGGCGGACGGGCCCGACGGATGA